In the genome of Lentimicrobium sp. L6, one region contains:
- a CDS encoding ABC-F family ATP-binding cassette domain-containing protein: protein MQKNSQMYSVSNVSVVFSGNVLFEGINFLINPGDRIGLVGDNGSGKTTLLRTIAGEQECETGEIIIPNDKKIGYLPQEVKNISKLTVIEESQKAFDEINKLSDEIDKLNESLMSREDYESADYMKIVDKLTLANEHFQILGGDNKEAEIEKILKGLGFVQDDFDRPLSEFSGGWRMRVEIAKLLLRKPDILLLDEPVNHLDIESIEWLEDFLKTYPGAIILVAHDRTFLDKVTSRTIEITKGKAYDYKMSYSKYVIEREERMVGEINAFTNQQKQLQQIERFIERFRYKNTKAKQVKSKIKELDRIDKIEVDSIDRSAINFSFQEAPPSGKIVIETNNLQKSFGDNEVLKDLDFVALKGEKIAFVGKNGMGKSTLSKIIVNELDYEGEMKIGYNVLLGYYAQNQTDTLDPKKTVFETIDDVATGEIRKRIRDILGSFLFSGEDIDKPVKVLSGGEKSRLALAKMLLTPYNLLVLDEPTNHLDLKSKDILKNALLNFTGTLIIVSHDRDFLAGLTDKVIEFKKAHVKNHIGDVSDFLEKRRIEKLGDLNKGLSSGGGKKQKEDSQNKINYQQRKENEKELRKIQNRVSKLEDEIAKLEGEIEKQDAKLAAPDEHPGLVSDPEFFKNYTDLKKQLQQKMEDWETGLEELEIKEEELS, encoded by the coding sequence TTGCAGAAAAATAGCCAAATGTATTCTGTTAGCAATGTTTCTGTAGTTTTTTCGGGTAATGTATTATTCGAAGGAATCAACTTTTTAATCAACCCCGGTGATCGAATTGGATTGGTGGGTGATAATGGAAGTGGCAAGACTACTTTATTGAGAACCATTGCTGGTGAACAAGAATGCGAAACTGGAGAAATCATCATCCCAAATGATAAAAAGATTGGCTACCTTCCTCAGGAGGTTAAAAACATTTCTAAACTAACGGTGATTGAGGAAAGTCAGAAAGCTTTTGACGAAATCAATAAACTGAGCGATGAGATTGATAAATTGAACGAGAGTTTGATGAGTCGTGAAGATTACGAGAGTGCCGATTATATGAAAATCGTGGACAAGCTGACTTTAGCCAACGAGCATTTTCAAATTCTTGGAGGAGATAATAAAGAAGCTGAGATTGAGAAAATATTAAAAGGCTTGGGCTTTGTTCAAGACGACTTTGATCGCCCATTAAGCGAATTTAGTGGTGGATGGCGTATGAGGGTCGAAATCGCCAAGCTCTTACTTAGAAAACCCGATATCCTTTTACTAGATGAGCCGGTTAACCACCTCGACATTGAATCGATAGAATGGTTAGAGGATTTTTTAAAAACCTACCCTGGCGCTATTATTTTGGTGGCTCACGATAGAACATTCCTCGATAAGGTGACTTCTAGAACGATAGAAATTACCAAAGGAAAAGCCTACGACTATAAAATGTCGTATAGCAAATATGTGATTGAGCGTGAGGAGAGAATGGTGGGGGAAATAAATGCCTTTACCAATCAGCAAAAACAATTACAGCAAATTGAGCGCTTTATTGAGCGTTTTAGATATAAGAATACCAAGGCCAAACAAGTTAAATCCAAAATTAAAGAGCTGGATAGAATCGATAAAATCGAAGTAGATTCTATCGATCGCTCAGCTATTAATTTTAGTTTTCAAGAAGCACCTCCAAGTGGGAAAATTGTCATAGAAACCAACAATCTACAAAAATCATTCGGCGATAACGAAGTGCTGAAGGATTTGGATTTTGTGGCACTAAAAGGGGAAAAAATCGCCTTTGTTGGCAAGAATGGAATGGGGAAATCTACCCTCTCCAAAATCATAGTAAATGAGCTGGATTACGAAGGGGAGATGAAAATTGGTTATAATGTATTATTGGGATATTATGCCCAAAACCAAACCGATACTCTAGACCCTAAAAAAACAGTATTTGAAACTATTGATGATGTGGCTACTGGTGAAATTAGAAAACGCATACGCGATATCCTGGGTAGTTTTTTGTTTAGTGGTGAAGATATTGACAAGCCTGTGAAGGTGCTTAGTGGAGGGGAGAAATCGAGACTCGCTTTGGCTAAAATGCTCTTAACACCCTATAATTTACTAGTACTTGATGAACCTACCAATCACCTGGATTTAAAATCGAAAGACATCCTCAAAAATGCCCTGCTCAATTTCACGGGAACCTTGATAATCGTTTCTCACGATAGAGATTTCTTAGCAGGATTAACAGATAAAGTAATCGAGTTTAAGAAAGCCCATGTTAAAAATCATATTGGTGATGTGAGCGACTTTCTAGAGAAAAGAAGAATAGAAAAACTCGGCGACCTGAATAAAGGATTAAGTAGCGGAGGAGGCAAAAAACAAAAAGAGGATTCTCAAAATAAGATCAACTACCAGCAAAGAAAAGAAAATGAGAAAGAGCTTCGGAAAATCCAGAATAGAGTTAGTAAGCTAGAGGACGAGATAGCTAAGCTGGAAGGAGAAATTGAGAAGCAAGATGCTAAATTAGCTGCCCCTGACGAACACCCTGGATTGGTCTCTGATCCTGAATTCTTTAAAAATTATACGGATCTAAAAAAACAACTTCAGCAAAAAATGGAAGACTGGGAGACTGGCTTGGAGGAATTGGAGATTAAAGAAGAGGAATTGTCTTAA